Below is a genomic region from Kribbella qitaiheensis.
ACCGAGGTCGACCAGATTCTGGGCGTCGAAGGGATCGCCGCGGACCGGTTCACCGCACCGATCGCCGACGACGCCGTCGAGTTCGCCCGGCGGGTCTGGAAACTCGACGAACTCGGCGCTTCGTACGACAGCTGGCTGAACGAGGCGAAGGCACTGGCCGAGAGTGCCGGGCCGGAGGCGACCGACGAGCAGGCGTTCGCGATCCGGTCCAGCCTGGTGCACGAGTGGCGGAAATTCCTCTTCCTCGATCCGGGGCTGCCGGCCGAGCTGCTACCCGACGACTGGGCCGGTGCGCGGGCGGCCTCGTTCTTCGATTTCCACGCGAATCGGCTGGGCCACGCGGCCGGGCGTTTCGTGGACAACTGCCTGACCGTTCACTGAAAATCTCACCGACTGTTGGGAGCTAGGCACGATGAGTGACTCCGTCCTGTACGACGTGTCCGAGGGCATCGCCACGATCACCCTGAACCGCCCCGAGGCGATGAACTCGCTCGACATCGCCACCAAGGTGGCGCTGCGGGACACCATCCAGGCGGCCGCTGACGACCCCGCAGTACGGGTTGTGGTGCTGACCGGGACCGGACGCGCGTTCTGCGTCGGACAGGACCTCAAGGAGCACATCGGCCTGCTCGAGGCGAACGACACCGCCGCGTTGTGGAGCACGGTGCCGGACCATTACGCGCCGATCGCCCTCGCTCTCGCGGAGATGCCGAAGCCGGTCATCGCCGCGCTGAACGGTGTCGCCGCCGGCGCCGGCGCGTCGATGGCGTTCGCCTGCGACTTCCGGATCGTTGCCGACACCGCAGGGTTCAACTTCGCCTTCACCGGCATCGCGCTGTCCTGCGACACGGGCATCTCGTGGACCCTCCCCCGCCTGATCGGCCAGGCCCGCGCGACCGAACTCCTCTACTTCCCCCGCACGATCCCGGCCGAGGAGGCTCTCGGGCTGGGCCTGGCGACCACCGTCGTGGCCGCCGCGGACCTCACCGCCGCGGTGACCGACCTGGCCACCAAACTCGCCGACGGCCCCACCGTCGCGTACGCCTCGGTCCGCCAGTCGCTCGCCTACTCAGCCACCCACACCCTGGCCGAGTCCCTAGCCTTCGAGGCCGACAAGATGCGCCTCACCGGCGACACGGCCGACCACAAGAACGCGGTCGCCTCCTTCGTAGCCAAACAAAAACCAACCTTCCACGGCAGCTAGATCCCCGTACTACGCCCACCACAACTCCACCGTCGCCCGGCGTACCACGCCCCATCGCAGCTCCCAACCCACCCACCCCAGGCCGCCGCTCCTAGGTCGCGGCTCAAAGGCGAGACCCGCGCGCAGCCCGACCAGCGGGCGATCGCGGGGCCACCAGGTCGCGAGCAATCGCGGTCTGTCTGCCACCGGGCGATCGGCGGTCCGCCAGGTCGCCGAATGATCGCCGGTTCGCCCACCACCGAGCCATCGCCGGTTGGCACCACCGGGTGATCGGCGGCCTGCCCGCCCCCGGGCGATCGCGGGTCCGCCGAGTCGCCGGGCGATCGCGGGTCCGCCGAGTCGCCGGGCGATCGCGGGTCCGCCGAGTCGCCGGGCGATCGCGGGTCCGCCGAGTCGCCGGGCGATCGCGGGCGGAGCCCGGCCGTGTCTCCAGCCAGGTAGTGGGATCCAGCTCCCGGGCCACCTGCCGCCTGCTCGCGGCGTGGCCGCGCCGATCCAGCCCCGAACCGCCGGGCCACTGCCTGGGTGGAGGTCTGCCCGCCCGCAGCGCTCGCGCAATAAGGCGGGCGGCAGGAGGAGCCGCTCGCGTGACCGCGCCGCCAACGGCTGGATCTCACCGCCGACGGAGCTTGTCGGCGTACCGGCCGCCGGCTCTGATGCGGCGGCGAGTTAGCGGGCTATGCAGTCGGCGAGGTGGTCGTTGACTATGCCGGTTGCCTGCATCAGGGCGTAGGCGGTGGTGGGGCCTACGAAGACGAAGCCCTTTTTCTTCAGGGCTTTGGACATCGCGGCTGATTCTGGGGTGATCGCTGGGACGTCGCCGAGGGTTTTCGGGGCCGGGCGGGATTCGGGCTGGAAGGACCAGAGGAGGTTGGTCAGGTCGCCGTCGGCCAGCTCGAGCAGTGCTCGGGCGTTGGTGATCGTCGCGTTGATCTTCAGGCGGTTGCGGACGATGCCCGCGTCGGCCATCAGGCGGTCGAAGTCATCTGAGCCGTACGCCGCGATCAGGTGTGGGTCGAACTGGTCGAACGCCTTCCGGAAGTTCTCCCGTTTGCGCAGGATCGTGATCCAGGACAGGCCCGACTGGAACCCCTCCAGCGTCATCCGCTCGAACAACCCGTGGTCGTCACGGATCTCCCGGCCCCACTCGTTGTCGTGATATTCGACGTACTCCGGGGCCGTGGTCGCCCAGCCGCAGCGTGGTTGGCCGTCCGGGCCCGGCCACCGTCATCGCGCGAGCTCCTTCGTCAGCCGCTTGAACGAGATCCGCATCATCAGCTCGAACCCGGGCCGGACCAGCGGCCAGGCGATCCGCCCCAGCCGGCCGAACGGCGGAATCACGTCCTCCGACCAGACGAACGTGCTCCCACCCGGAGCGGGCCGGACCGCGAATGTCCCGGTCCCTCGGACGAGGGTGCCGAGGTGTTTCACCGTGCATTCGCGCGGCGGATCCCAGTGCGTGATGACCATGTCGTCAGTGAACCCCACGCCACCGACAGAAGTCCGCGCCGCGACCCCGCCGCCGACGCCCTGCCCGTCGTTCCCGGTCGCCCAGACGCGAGTGAACAGCATCCACCCCGACTGCCGCTCCCAATCCATCACCACCTCCCACGCTGCCTCCGCGCTAAAGCCAGCTCCACCGAAGCCTCCGCATGACAAGGCCCACCGTCAGCCATCAACCCACCCGACCATCAGCTTGGGATCGATCAGCGGCATCAGCTCAGCTATCGGCCTCGGCCCGATAGTCGGCTTCAGGTCATCCATCGGCCTCAGGTCGATAGTCGGCTTCAGGTCATCCATCGGCCTCAGGTCGATCGTCGGCTTCAGGTCATCCATCGGCCTCAGGTCGATCGTCGGCTTCAGGTCAGTCATCGGTTCGGTCAGGGATCAGTTCGGGCGCTGAATGGCGTTCGCATCAGGCGCGGCACTGTGCCGCCCACGAGGAGCCTGGTCTTCCGCTTGCCCGTTCTCACTGTCCTGCTGGTTCCAGGAGGGCACCTGCCCCTCCTGCTGCCCGTTAGCCGACTGCACGGCCGCCGCCCCAGGATCAGCCCACAGCTGCCCGCTCGGCTGCGGCGCCGCCGGTTGCCCGGGCACAACACCCTGCCCGGCCTGCTCCTGCACGTCGGACCGCTCGGCCTGCTCCTGCACGTCGGACCGCTCGGCCTGCTCCTGCACGTCGGACCGCTCGGCCTGCTCCTGCACGTCGGACCGCTCGGCCTGCTCCTGTACTACGGGCAACTCGGCCTGCTGCTGCGCAGCGGGTTGCGCGGGCTGCTCTTGTGCTACGGGTTGCGCCGAGTCAGGTTGCTCAACTGCAGGTTGCACGGGCTCGGTTTGCTGAGGTGCGGGCGGGTGTTGTGCGGCGTGCGGCTGGGGCGATGGCGCGGACGGCTCCTGGAACCAAGGCGCGGCGCTGTCCTGTGCCTGCAGCACAGGCTCCGGCGGGACCGGCGGAAGCGGGGCCTCCAGCGCGGAAAGCGCCTCGCTCGACGGTTCCTGCTGCACGCTGGGCTGCTGGGTGGGCTGAGCCGCCGGCGGTGAGTCCTGCTCGGCAGGCGAGAGCGCTGACACCTTGGGGTGCGGCTCGGGGTGAGCGGCTCCCGTTGGCTCCTGGTTGGCGAGCAGCGGCGCCTGCGGCGTATCGGTCTCAGCTGTCTGCAGGACCTCAGGCTCAGCTGACTGTGCCTGGGGCACCTGCGGTGACTCTGGTTCTGCTTGCCACACCTCGGCCTGGGGCGACTGCTGTTGCTCCGGTTCGGCTGCTTGCCACACCTGGGCTTGGGGCGACTGCTGTGGCTCCGGTGCGGCTGCTTGCCACACCTGGGCTTGGGGCGACTGCTGTGGCTCCGGTGCTGCTGCTTGCTGGACCGGGGCTTGGGGCGCCTGCGGGGCGTCGGCCTCGGCTGCCTGCCGCGCCGCCGGCTCAGCTGCCTGCAGCGCCGCGCCTCCAGGTACTTGCTGAGCCGCAAGCTCGGCTGACTGCTGCGCAGCGGTCTCAGGTACCTGCGGGGTGTGCGCCTCAGGTACCTGGTGAGCCCCGGGCTCGGCTGCCTCGGCTGATTGCACGGGCTCGGCTGCTCGCGGCGCGGCTGCCTCGGCTGATCGCGCGGGCTCGGTCGCCTGCGGCATCGCGGGGTCGACTGCCTGCGATGTCTCGGGCTCGGCTGCCGGCGCGGGCTCGGCTGCTGGCGTGGGCTCGGCTGCTGGCGTGGGCTCGGGTGGCTGCTGCGCCACAAGCTCGGCTGCCGGCTGGGGAGCGGGGGCAGGGCCTGGTTCGGGGAAGTTGCCGCCTACCAGGATGGGGAGTTGGTAGCCGGTGTCGTCGAAGTCTTCGGTGGCGTAGGGGTCGCGGGAGGCGAAGCCGGCGCCCTCGGGTCCGTGGAGGATCGGGGTGATGGCTCGCTCGAGGTCGGCGATCCGGCGGTCGCGTTCGGCGACCTCGCGGGCGACCCGCTCGAGGAGGGTGTCGACCTCGTCCATCCGGTAGCCGCGGAGACCGACGCCGAAGCGGGCGGTCTCGATGTCGTCCGAGGTGAGCGCTTGCCGGGCCGGCACGGACATGTCCGGCCGGTCGTCGTACGCCGTGCTCATAGCGCCCCAGCGCCCGGAAGCGACGACGGCGACGGCCCCGATCAGGACCACGACTATCAAGGCGAAGAACCACATCACGGGACCGATCGTGCCATGCCGAAGTACTTCAACGCACAACCGCTCCGGGTTTCAACCGAATCACTGGCCGTCCGAACCCAGCCGGTGCGCCTCGCGCCGCTCGCGAGCCTCCGGGCTGTCCGCCTCGGCGACGTCATTGGCCGCCGCCTCGGCCGCCGCCTGGGCAGCGGCGTCGGCCAGCTCGCCGGACTTGACGATGTAGCTGATCGCCTCGTCGACGTCGTCGGTGATCACGAACATCTCCAGGTCGGCCGCCGAGATCTTGCCGTCGGCAAGCATCGTCTCGCGCAGCCAGTCGGCCAGCCCGCTCCAGTACGACGACCCGAACAGCACCACCGGGAACGACGTCACCTTGCGCGTCTGGGCCAGCGTGAGCGCCTCGAACAGCTCGTCCAGCGTGCCGAACCCACCCGGCATCACCACGAACCCCTGCGCGTACTTCACGAACATCGTCTTGCGGGTGAAGAAATAGCGGAAGTTCATCCCGATGTCGACCCACTCGTTCAGGCCGCTCTCGAACGGGAGCTCGATGCCGAGCCCGACCGACACCCCGCCCGCCT
It encodes:
- a CDS encoding enoyl-CoA hydratase/isomerase family protein, which codes for MSDSVLYDVSEGIATITLNRPEAMNSLDIATKVALRDTIQAAADDPAVRVVVLTGTGRAFCVGQDLKEHIGLLEANDTAALWSTVPDHYAPIALALAEMPKPVIAALNGVAAGAGASMAFACDFRIVADTAGFNFAFTGIALSCDTGISWTLPRLIGQARATELLYFPRTIPAEEALGLGLATTVVAAADLTAAVTDLATKLADGPTVAYASVRQSLAYSATHTLAESLAFEADKMRLTGDTADHKNAVASFVAKQKPTFHGS
- a CDS encoding SRPBCC family protein, producing MSCGGFGGAGFSAEAAWEVVMDWERQSGWMLFTRVWATGNDGQGVGGGVAARTSVGGVGFTDDMVITHWDPPRECTVKHLGTLVRGTGTFAVRPAPGGSTFVWSEDVIPPFGRLGRIAWPLVRPGFELMMRISFKRLTKELAR
- a CDS encoding DivIVA domain-containing protein: MWFFALIVVVLIGAVAVVASGRWGAMSTAYDDRPDMSVPARQALTSDDIETARFGVGLRGYRMDEVDTLLERVAREVAERDRRIADLERAITPILHGPEGAGFASRDPYATEDFDDTGYQLPILVGGNFPEPGPAPAPQPAAELVAQQPPEPTPAAEPTPAAEPAPAAEPETSQAVDPAMPQATEPARSAEAAAPRAAEPVQSAEAAEPGAHQVPEAHTPQVPETAAQQSAELAAQQVPGGAALQAAEPAARQAAEADAPQAPQAPVQQAAAPEPQQSPQAQVWQAAAPEPQQSPQAQVWQAAEPEQQQSPQAEVWQAEPESPQVPQAQSAEPEVLQTAETDTPQAPLLANQEPTGAAHPEPHPKVSALSPAEQDSPPAAQPTQQPSVQQEPSSEALSALEAPLPPVPPEPVLQAQDSAAPWFQEPSAPSPQPHAAQHPPAPQQTEPVQPAVEQPDSAQPVAQEQPAQPAAQQQAELPVVQEQAERSDVQEQAERSDVQEQAERSDVQEQAERSDVQEQAGQGVVPGQPAAPQPSGQLWADPGAAAVQSANGQQEGQVPSWNQQDSENGQAEDQAPRGRHSAAPDANAIQRPN
- a CDS encoding TIGR00730 family Rossman fold protein; amino-acid sequence: MAEPSIHPDRPQSQQRGPVVMRRNQVQQSTSEQRLLDSRGPSDWVHTDPWRVLRIQSEFIEGFGMLAELGAAISVFGSARTKPNDPMYAAAERFGHKLVEAGYAVITGGGPGVMEAANKGASEAGGVSVGLGIELPFESGLNEWVDIGMNFRYFFTRKTMFVKYAQGFVVMPGGFGTLDELFEALTLAQTRKVTSFPVVLFGSSYWSGLADWLRETMLADGKISAADLEMFVITDDVDEAISYIVKSGELADAAAQAAAEAAANDVAEADSPEARERREAHRLGSDGQ